Genomic DNA from Selenomonas sp. oral taxon 126:
CCGTATGCTGCCGCAGCGACTCCTGATACGAGGGCCCGAGGTGCGGCGGAAATACCGCCCCTGCGACAGCTGTGCCGTTCCCCTCGATCTTCACCAGATCATCGTAGTTAACCGCATAGCTGAGTGCACGACGCAGATGTGCATCCGCGAGCACACGCTCGAGATTCATGCGGAACATATAGACACGCACACCCGTGATCTCATGGATCTTGTATTTGTCATTCTCAAAGAGACTGCGGCTCGCACTGTTGCACCGCTGGATGTAATCCACATCGCCCGCCTGCAGTGCCATCGCACGCTTGTTGTCATCCTCGATGTTCTTGACCGTAAGCGTGTCAAGCCCAGGGGTGCCGTCCCAATAGTGCTCATTCTTCTTGAGCTGAATCTCCTCGTTCTTCTTGAAGCCGACAATCTGATAGGGGCCCGTCAGCACAGGTGCGGAATCCGCTTTCGAGAGATCCGCCTTCGTATTGATGATAACAAAGGCAGGCTCCGTCAGTGCCGCCACGAGTGCGCCGTACGGCTCCGTCGTCTCGATGAGGAGGTTCTGTCCGTCCACCTTGATTTCCTTGATCTTCGAGGACTTCTGCGAGCGCGGGCTCTCCTTCAGCGTGCGCTCGAGCGATGCCTTGACGAGCTCCGGCGTCATCGCCTCACCATCCTGGAACTTCACATTCTCACGGATGTGGAAACGCCACGTCGTCGGGTTGACCGCCTCCCACTTATCGGCAAGCTGCGGTGTNNNNNNNNNNNNNNNNNNNNNNNNNACTCCAGACGATCCGGATTGTTCTTCTTGTTCTTGTTCGTGCGATAGTTGCGGCTATGGCACTCCGTGCACTCCAGCGTGATGTTGTTGCGCATGAATATCCACTCTCCTCAATAAGTTCTTTGGAAACGACTTTTACCAATTTATCATACTTGGAAAATGCTGTCAACGTGTGCCGCGCATTTTCACAAAAAAGCATAAAAGAACCCCCAAAGCGGGGGTAATCTACAAAATGGTGGCGGCACAGAGATTTGAACTCCGGACACTGCGGGTATGAACCGCATGCTCTAGCCAACTGAGCTATGCCGCCGTTATATGGAGCTGATGACCAGGATTGAACTGGTGACCTTATCCTTACCAAGGATACGCTCTGCCGACTGAGCTACACCAGCGCACAGACTTGGTTGCGGGGACAGGACTTGAACCTGTGACCTTCGGGTTATGAGCCCGACGAGCTACCGACTGCTCCACCCCGCGATGAAAGTGGTGGGCAGGGATGGATTCGAACCATCGTAATCCGAAGATGACAGATTTACAGTCTGTTGCCTTTAACCACTCGGCCACCTACCCATGAGATCTATGAAATTGGTTGCGGGGACAGGACTTGAACCTGTGACCTTCGGGTTATGAGCCCGACGAGCTACCGACTGCTCCACCCCGCGATAACCTTGCGCGCACTGCGCTAACAAGACGATATTATACGACAAAGGAGACATCCCGTCAATACCCTAAATAGAAAAATGGAGCAGAATTTTTCTGCTCCATCGTGTTGCATCTCTATGTTATTCAGCGGCGTCGCCGTCAAAGAGGTAGGCATAGCGCTCCTTGAACTCCTCGTGCGTCATACGGTAGGCGTTTGCAAGCCCCGGATCGTCGAGGTCGCCCTTCTCAAGGCGCATCATGAAGCCGCGCGCAATCTGATAGTGCACGGAGTTGATGTTGACCTTGCGCACCTTCGTCTTGCCCGTCTCGGGGTCGCGGATCTCATCAAAGCGCATGGGCACCGCCTGATTGTCCTGAATCGTGATGATCGCGCCCGAGTCGCCGCTCATGAGGAACTTCACGGCAGAGTAGCCGAGGGAGCGGCAGTAGTCGATGTCGTACGCGATTGGCGCCGTGCAGCGCAGCTCGTAGCCGATCTCCTTGTCGATGACGGAGATCGTGATGCCGAGCTTCTTCGTCTCGGCGAGTACCGCCTGCTTGAGGATTTCGCCGAAGTCGAGTTCGCTGTAGCGGATGTGTCCGTGCTCATCCGTGACGACGTTGCCGAGCTTTGCAAAGTCCTCCTCAGCAATCTTCTCGATAACGCCCTCCGCAATGACGGCGACGCCGTAGTTGCGGCCAGTGAGGTAGCGCTTCACAATCGAGCCGACAATGACGTCGACGACCTGCTGCAGGGGAATCTTATCCTGCGCGAACTCCTCGGGGATGATGGTGATTGCCGCGCCCGCGCTGCGCCCCATGCCGAGCGCGAGATGTCCCGCCGTGCGCCCCATGGCGATGGTGAAGTACCAGCGGTTATTCGTCGTGCTCGCGTCCTCCATGAGGTTCTCGATCTCCATCGTGCCGAACGCGCGTGCCGTCTCGAAGCCGAATGTCGGAACGCCCTCGGGCAGCGGCAGATCGTTGTCGATGGTCTTCGGGACGTGGACGACGTTGATCGTGCGCCCCATCTTGCGGGCATATTCGGAGACTGCCATCGAGCTGAACGCCGTGTCGTCGCCGCCGATGGTGACGACGTGGGTCACGCCCAGCTCGGTCAGCGTCTCGACGACGGTGCGCAGGTCGGATTCCTTCTTCGTCGGGTTGAAGCGTGACATCTTGAGGATGCAGCCGCCCGTCAGGTGGATGCGGCTGATGTTCGCGGGCTCGAGGCGGACGTAGTTCTTCTCGCCGCGCGCGAGGCGCGAGAAGCCGTCATAGATGCCGAGCACATCCCAGCCGTGGCGCGTCGCCTCGCTCGTAACCGCCGAGATGACGCTGTTGATGCCCGGCGCGGGGCCGCCCCCGCAGATGATCGCAATGACCTTTTTGATCCCAATCATGAATATGCCTCCTCTTTGGAATTATCTATACAATGATAGATTCGACGAAATGAATTGTTTTCCTGCTCTATGGAAATTTTTGGCTCGCTGTCATGCTTTTGTCAGTGTTGCCCATGCGCTCAAAGCGCCCCTTCCACCGCTGTCGCGGTTCCCCTCCCCCGTGTCGCACGGGGGAGGCTTGGGAGCACGGCATATTAGCTTCCCCCGTCGCAACGGGGGAAGTGGCGAACGCAGTGAGCCGATAGGGGCGCTCGTGAACAGCCCCTTATCATAGAACTCAGCGCCGCTTGCGGCTACGCCGTCCGATATTCGTGACGGTCTTGCCCGATTTCTTGCTGCGCGGCTTCGACTTTGCAGATTTCGGCGCGCTACGGCGCTTTGCATTGTGCGGTGGGCGTGCCGTCTGCCGCGCCTCTCCCTCTGTGGGGCGCGGGCGCGGCTTTTTCTTCACGGCATCGCGGCGCAAACGCTCTTTGAGTGCCGCCTCCATCTTGCGCAGCTTCTCATGCTGATGCGCCGCAACGAGCGTGATCGCCTTCCCCGTTGCGCCCGCGCGACCCGTGCGTCCGATGCGATGGATGTAGTCCGTGACGGTCGGCGGCAGGTCGTAGTTGTAGACGTGGGTCACGCCCTCGATGTCGAGTCCGCGCGCGGCGATGTCCGTTGCGCAGAGAATCTGCAGCTTTGCCTCACGAAACTGCCGCAGGACAAAGGCGCGCTGCGTCTGCGTGAGGTCGCCGCTGAGGGCATCCACGAGGTAGCCGCGGTGCGCGAGCTCCATCATGAGGGCGCGCGTGCGCTCCTTCGTCGCACAGAACACCATTGCAAGATAGGGCGCCTCCTCGTTGATGGAGGCGCAGAGGCGGTCGAGCTTCGCCCCCTCGCTGACGGAGAGCACAACCTGCTCGACATTCGAGAGCGTCGTCCGTTCGCCCTCGATGCGGATGTGCGCGGGATTCGTCATGAACCGCTTCGTGAGACGCACGATCCGCTCGGGCAGGGTCGCGGAGAAGAGTGCAAGCTGATAGTCCTGCGCTGCCGTATCGAGCAGTGTCTCCACGTCCTCGATGAAGCCCATCTTCAGCATTTCGTCCGCCTCGTCGAGGACGATCTTGTTTACGCTGCCGAGGACGAGTGTTCCGCGCCGCACATGGTCGAGCAGACGGCCGGGCGTGCCGATGATGAGCTGCGGCCGGCGGCGCAGCTTCTCCTTCTGCCGCTCGATGTCCGCGCCGCCATAAATGACGATTGTGCCGATACCGAGCCCTGCACCGAGCGGCTCCGCCACGCGTGCGATCTGTATCGCAAGCTCGCGCGTGGGCGCAATGACGAGCGCCTGTGCCGCCATGCCCTGCGGCTTGATCTTCGCGAGGAGCGGCAGGAGAAAGGCAAGCGTCTTGCCCGTGCCCGTCTGCGCCTGTGCGATGACATCGCGTCCCGCGCGCATCGGCGGGATCGCCTGCTCCTGCACGGGTGTCGGCTGCAAGATGCCCTGCTTTTTGAGGAGGGTGACAAGCGTCTCCGACACGCCCAGCTGATCGAAATGCGTCATGATGAAAGCACCTCGGGGCCGTTCTCCG
This window encodes:
- a CDS encoding ABC transporter substrate-binding protein encodes the protein TPQLADKWEAVNPTTWRFHIRENVKFQDGEAMTPELVKASLERTLKESPRSQKSSKIKEIKVDGQNLLIETTEPYGALVAALTEPAFVIINTKADLSKADSAPVLTGPYQIVGFKKNEEIQLKKNEHYWDGTPGLDTLTVKNIEDDNKRAMALQAGDVDYIQRCNSASRSLFENDKYKIHEITGVRVYMFRMNLERVLADAHLRRALSYAVNYDDLVKIEGNGTAVAGAVFPPHLGPSYQESLRQHTDLAKAAEELAAAGYTAKNADGYVTKDGKELELTINAWGSKSEIYEALQNQLKQVGIKATIRRIQNSEEAKTKRDFDLTESNWITLGTNDPFWYLDQTLRSTSEENVGHYSNPEVDSLLKRMGDSADAKERLALAGQIENLVLQDTPSLFLFSVANQVVATSKVSGVYMHPIDYYLITKDLTIGGK
- the rpmG gene encoding 50S ribosomal protein L33 encodes the protein MRNNITLECTECHSRNYRTNKNKKNNPDRLE
- the pfp gene encoding diphosphate--fructose-6-phosphate 1-phosphotransferase, whose amino-acid sequence is MIGIKKVIAIICGGGPAPGINSVISAVTSEATRHGWDVLGIYDGFSRLARGEKNYVRLEPANISRIHLTGGCILKMSRFNPTKKESDLRTVVETLTELGVTHVVTIGGDDTAFSSMAVSEYARKMGRTINVVHVPKTIDNDLPLPEGVPTFGFETARAFGTMEIENLMEDASTTNNRWYFTIAMGRTAGHLALGMGRSAGAAITIIPEEFAQDKIPLQQVVDVIVGSIVKRYLTGRNYGVAVIAEGVIEKIAEEDFAKLGNVVTDEHGHIRYSELDFGEILKQAVLAETKKLGITISVIDKEIGYELRCTAPIAYDIDYCRSLGYSAVKFLMSGDSGAIITIQDNQAVPMRFDEIRDPETGKTKVRKVNINSVHYQIARGFMMRLEKGDLDDPGLANAYRMTHEEFKERYAYLFDGDAAE
- a CDS encoding DEAD/DEAH box helicase, producing the protein MTHFDQLGVSETLVTLLKKQGILQPTPVQEQAIPPMRAGRDVIAQAQTGTGKTLAFLLPLLAKIKPQGMAAQALVIAPTRELAIQIARVAEPLGAGLGIGTIVIYGGADIERQKEKLRRRPQLIIGTPGRLLDHVRRGTLVLGSVNKIVLDEADEMLKMGFIEDVETLLDTAAQDYQLALFSATLPERIVRLTKRFMTNPAHIRIEGERTTLSNVEQVVLSVSEGAKLDRLCASINEEAPYLAMVFCATKERTRALMMELAHRGYLVDALSGDLTQTQRAFVLRQFREAKLQILCATDIAARGLDIEGVTHVYNYDLPPTVTDYIHRIGRTGRAGATGKAITLVAAHQHEKLRKMEAALKERLRRDAVKKKPRPRPTEGEARQTARPPHNAKRRSAPKSAKSKPRSKKSGKTVTNIGRRSRKRR